The Streptomyces sp. NBC_01276 genome contains the following window.
CGGGGAGTTCACGGGTGCCGTGGCCGACCCGGCGGTGGTGGCGGAGGCCTGGGCCACCTGGCGGGCGGAGGTCGCCTTCGCGGAGAGGCTCGTCGAGCAGGCCCCCGACCTGGGCGTCACCGGTGACGACGGTGGCGAGCCGATCGAACTGCGCGAGGTGCTGGTGCACATGATCGAGGAGTACGCCCGCCACAACGGCCACGCGGACCTGCTGCGGGAGCGGATCGACGGGCGCGTCGGGCAGTAGCGCGGAGTCGTCGTGCCGGTTTGCCGCCGACTCGCGGGGCGCGGTCGCCTGCGGTGTGTCCCGTCGGGTTGTGGCCGCCCCGCGGCGCGTCCTGTCGGGGTGCGGCTGTCTGCGCCGCGGCCCCGTGCGGCGCGTCCGCGCGCGCCGAGGCCCTGCGGGTGGTGTCGGCTCGCGGTGGGCGCTCTGCGCCGCGGCCCTTGGGTTGGGCGCCCGCGCGTCGGACGCCTTGGCTCTGGACGCCTTGGCTCTGGGCGCCTTGGCTCCGGGCGCCCCGGGCCGGGTCGCCCGCCCGGTCTCGGGTCAGGCGCCCCGGCCTCGGGTCAGGAGGCAGGGGTGAGGGCGAGGCGGATCGTTCCGTCCCCGTCCGCCTCGACGCTGACCGAGGTCAGGTCGGGAACGTGGGCCGTCGGCCCGTACGCCGCGGCGCGCGGGCCGACGCCGATCACGCGCATGCCGGCCGCCAGGCCCGCGGCGATGCCGGCGCCGGAGTCCTCGAAGACCACGCAGTCGGCCGGGTCCACGCCCAGCTCGGCCGCGCCCTTGAGGAACCCCTCGGGGTCGGGCTTGCTGGCCCCGACGGATTCGGCGGTGACGCGGACGCGCGGCATCGGCAGCGCGGCCGCCGTCATCCGGGCCGCGGCCAGGGCGGCGTCGGCCGAGGTGACGAGGGCGTGCGGGAGCCCGGCGATGGACGCCATGAACTCCTCGGCGCCCCCGACGGGGACCACGCCGTCGGTGTCGGCCGTCTCGCGGGCGAGCATCACCTTGTTCTCGGCGTGATTGAGCTCCATCGGGCGCTCGGGCAGCAGGACGGCCATCGTGGCGTAGCCCTGGCGGCCGTGGACCACCTTGAGCGCCTCCTGCGGGTCCAGCCCGTGGGACACCGCCCACTCGCGCCAGCAGCGCTCGACCACCGCGTCCGAGTTGACGATGGTGCCGTCCATGTCCAGGAGCAGGGCCCGGGTGGTGAGGACGACGGGGGCGGTGGTCGTGCTGGCCGGCATCGGAGGGCTCCAGACGGGGCGGGAAAAGAGAACAAGTGGTTCCGTCCACCGGTCAGGGAGTGCGGACGGAACCACTTTGTTCCTACACGATACAAAACGTGGGAGGGTGCGCGCCACCGCCCGCGGAGTGATCTATCCCTCCAGGGCCCGCCGGGTCGCCGGACCGTAGACGCCCTGCGGGTCGCCTTCGACGTCGTTGTAGAACTGGAAGTCGTCCACGGCCCGCTCGACGGAATGCCCGTAGCGGCCGTCGAAGCGGCCCCGGTACAGGCCCTGGTCCGCCAGGAGCCGCTGGAGCTTCTCCACCTCGGGGCCGGAGTCCCCGGAACGCAGGGTCGCCGGCTTGGGCGCGGGCGGCCGGGTGGTGGGGCCGGCGGGGCGGCCGGTGGTCCCCGTCGGGGCCGGGGCCGCGGAGGACGAGCGGGACGCGGTGGGGCTCGCGGCGGAGGCGGACGGGGACGCGGAGCGCGACGCGGAGGCGCTCGCGCTGGGCGAGGCCGACGCGGAGGGGGGCGGCGTCTCCCCGGTGGGCCCGTCCGACGGGCCGACCGGAGCGACGCTGATGGCGGGCGCCGACGGACTGGGGTCCAGCAGGGCGGCGTCGCCCTTCCCGGAGCCCGTGAAGACCCCGAGCGACAGTGCCACCGCGCCGGCGGCCAGGACGCCACCACCGGCGATCAGCGGCACCAGCAGCCGGTTCCGCCGAGCGGAGCCCGCGCCGGAGCCCGCGCGGCGCGGGTGCGGGGCGACGGGGCTCAGCTGCACCGTCTGCTCGGCCGGCACCGGTACGGGTATGCCGTAGGCGGGCGTGTGGGGCTCCGGAGCCACCGGGGGCCCCGCCGGCACCGCCGCCAAGAGCTCGGTCGGCGCCTGCGCCCGCGGGGTCGGCGGCCCGCCCCCGGAACCGGCACCGTCCGCCGCGGAGGGGTCCGGGCCCGCCGTGCCCGGCCGCCCGGGATCCGGGTGCCCGGCCCCGTACGCCGCGGCGCCAGCGCCGGTTCCGGCCGGGGGCTGCGGCCATACGGCGTGCCCGTCCAGGGGGCCGGGCACGTACGGGCCCCCGAGCCCCTGCGGGGCCCCGTGCCCCGGCGCCGGGGGCGCCGGAACCTGCGGGTACGGACCGTCGGCCCCGGACGGGACCTCCGCGTAGGGCGTGACGGGGCCGGGGCGGGGCCCGGGACCAGCACCGAGGCCGGGCCCGGGACCAGCGCCGAGGCCAAGGCCAGGGCCGGGTCCGAGGCCGAGGTCCGGCTCCGGGGACGTCGGGGCCGGGGTCGGCCGGGGAGCGTAGGGACGGATGCGGAGCGGGTCGAAGGATCCGTTCGGCATGCATGTGCATTCGGCGCGTACGGCGCCGCAATTCGGACAGCGCTCAGCGCTCACTGCTACCCCTCCCGTGGCCACTGCCAGCGATTATGCAGACCCCGCAGGTCCGGCCCAACCCGCCCGACAGGCCATAACCGGACACACCGCTCAGGATGGATGGTGCCGATCCTGCCTGAGGAGGACCCGATGGCCCAGGATGTCACCGCTTCCACCGTGGAACCCGGTCCCGGTGCCGAGCACGCCTCCCGGGAGGTGCTCGTCTCGATCGGAGCCCTCCTGCTGGGCCTGCTGATCGCCGCCCTCGACCAGACCATCGTCTCCACCGCGCTGCCCACCATCGTCAGCGAACTGGGCGGCATGGAGCACCTGTCCTGGGTGGTCACCGCCTACATGCTGGCCTCCACCGCGGCCACCCCGCTGTGGGGCAAGCTCGGTGACCAGTACGGGCGCAAGAAGCTCTTCCAGTACGCCATCGTGCTCTTCCTGATCGGCTCCGCGCTCTGCGGCCTCGCCCAGAACATGCCCCAGCTCATCGGGTTCCGCGCCCTCCAGGGCCTCGGCGGCGGCGGGCTGATGGTGCTCTCCATGGCGATCGTCGGCGACATCGTCCCGCCGCGCGAACGCGGCAAGTACCAGGGCCTCTTCGGCGCCGTCTTCGGTGCGACCAGCGTCCTCGGGCCGCTGCTGGGCGGCCTGTTCGTGGACCACCTGACCTGGCGGTGGGTCTTCTACATCAACCTCCCCATCGGGCTGGTCGCCCTCGTCGTGATCGCCGCGGTCCTGCGGATCCCGGCCCGTTCCTCGAAGCACACCATCGACTACCTCGGCACCGCGCTCATCGCCTCCGTCGCGACCTGCCTCGTGCTGGTCGCCTCCCTCGGCGGCACCACCTGGGCCTGGGCGTCGAGCCAGATCATCGGACTCGCCGTCCTCGGCGCGGTGCTCCTCGTCGCCTTCGTCCTCGTCGAGCGGCGGGCCGCCGAACCCGTGCTGCCGCTGAAGCTGTTCCGCATCCG
Protein-coding sequences here:
- a CDS encoding HAD-IA family hydrolase: MPASTTTAPVVLTTRALLLDMDGTIVNSDAVVERCWREWAVSHGLDPQEALKVVHGRQGYATMAVLLPERPMELNHAENKVMLARETADTDGVVPVGGAEEFMASIAGLPHALVTSADAALAAARMTAAALPMPRVRVTAESVGASKPDPEGFLKGAAELGVDPADCVVFEDSGAGIAAGLAAGMRVIGVGPRAAAYGPTAHVPDLTSVSVEADGDGTIRLALTPAS
- a CDS encoding peptidoglycan-binding protein — encoded protein: MAPEPHTPAYGIPVPVPAEQTVQLSPVAPHPRRAGSGAGSARRNRLLVPLIAGGGVLAAGAVALSLGVFTGSGKGDAALLDPSPSAPAISVAPVGPSDGPTGETPPPSASASPSASASASRSASPSASAASPTASRSSSAAPAPTGTTGRPAGPTTRPPAPKPATLRSGDSGPEVEKLQRLLADQGLYRGRFDGRYGHSVERAVDDFQFYNDVEGDPQGVYGPATRRALEG